Proteins from a genomic interval of Clostridium sp. 'deep sea':
- a CDS encoding C45 family autoproteolytic acyltransferase/hydolase — protein sequence MKYEWRESNKQPYLYVEATNQFELGVGLGQNLTKQITATQMVFEKMISNTKGTPAEKYLNREILSNMVGAYMQYVPEHDLEEIKGMHKGYVEATGESLTLDDFKFQSVMINVIYQFMSKMPPEMSLQGCTNFGVVNPDGTIVHGQNYDADGRMKAGNAFVHHKLKGEPEAFLYRTGADLGTATGKNEAGVCMTVSVLQSNQVAPIMKPRGVLVREAMRQNTARAAVDAMIDDKGQSPFSYNLVISDNTSIIATQAIPTEQRMTYVKNQIVQSNQYDYYDWIKYLKKPSYSKKRHLYSENLLNSIFSRYGKVTNEDLLEILRDKPIICRQAIDDGIGTTILFLTRESFGHGNASDSTIGKLPF from the coding sequence ATGAAATATGAATGGAGAGAATCAAATAAGCAACCTTACTTATATGTTGAAGCGACTAATCAGTTTGAGTTAGGTGTTGGTCTTGGACAAAATTTGACTAAACAAATTACAGCAACTCAAATGGTTTTTGAAAAAATGATATCTAATACTAAAGGCACTCCAGCTGAGAAGTATTTGAATAGAGAGATTTTAAGTAATATGGTAGGTGCTTATATGCAGTATGTTCCTGAACATGATCTTGAGGAAATTAAAGGTATGCATAAAGGTTATGTAGAAGCTACTGGTGAATCACTTACATTGGATGATTTTAAATTCCAATCGGTAATGATTAATGTAATTTATCAGTTTATGTCCAAAATGCCACCTGAAATGAGTTTGCAAGGTTGTACAAATTTTGGTGTTGTTAACCCCGATGGAACTATTGTACATGGTCAAAACTATGATGCAGATGGAAGAATGAAGGCTGGTAATGCATTTGTTCATCATAAATTGAAGGGCGAACCCGAAGCTTTTCTGTATAGAACTGGGGCAGATTTAGGTACAGCCACTGGTAAAAATGAAGCCGGTGTTTGTATGACTGTTAGTGTACTTCAATCAAATCAAGTTGCACCAATCATGAAGCCAAGAGGGGTGTTAGTAAGAGAAGCAATGCGACAAAACACTGCAAGGGCAGCCGTAGATGCCATGATTGACGATAAGGGACAAAGTCCGTTTTCCTATAATTTAGTGATTAGTGACAATACTTCAATCATAGCTACCCAAGCTATTCCAACTGAGCAAAGAATGACATATGTTAAAAATCAAATTGTTCAATCAAATCAATATGATTATTATGATTGGATTAAGTATTTAAAAAAACCAAGTTACTCGAAGAAAAGACACTTATACTCAGAAAATTTATTAAACTCAATATTCTCTAGGTATGGAAAAGTAACGAATGAGGATTTACTAGAAATATTAAGAGATAAACCCATAATATGCCGTCAGGCTATTGATGACGGTATTGGTACAACGATACTGTTCTTAACTAGAGAGTCTTTTGGACATGGGAATGCAAGTGATTCTACAATAGGAAAATTACCATTTTAG